A window of the Helianthus annuus cultivar XRQ/B chromosome 4, HanXRQr2.0-SUNRISE, whole genome shotgun sequence genome harbors these coding sequences:
- the LOC110937514 gene encoding uncharacterized protein LOC110937514: MNQVFFMEDDMENNSFTPTWENGAESPILLENVVGQGSTKYKIKLKYGGYFRLAKNSYKKRYCFGFQKCLNIDTCIYDFDDLNEEVATHYPPDPELSFSIFYIDKYATKQKFVKVDSNDNFKLMLSMYEVEKELTIYVTMNNNVETSSVQERESDDAHDEEDEEDESVTFSTDDEVGHASSKPVTVSSKYETIKVNSTFENVVEFRRALSHYAIINEFAYFSEKSEPTRVTARCSDLQCKWRIHASVMQDGISFEVKKLVEPHSCTRSNKGANKVATQGWVASVLRHKLKCDGDVLIKELHKWVKINFNVDLPYMKIFRGKEQAYSDLYGNWEDSFIKTNAFKEELLRRNPGSVVEVDIETKGNKKLFLRFFVSLLACWKGFLVGCRPYISLDACHLKGKFNGVLVAANSVDGNNSIFPVAYGVLESENKNSWIWFLELLKKAIGTPNGLVISSDMQKGLDIAITQVYPNVEHRECIRHLFSNFKKRFRGDLFTRNLWRAAKTYCVNEHDRLLNEIAGANKDALTYLNENHNKIWSRCRFGETSKCNYVTNNISESFNAWIGEVRYKPVLELLDSIREKIMVRFDKKRRLSKKWKGTLVPKTKTYLDKISKKLGAYEICRSGENRAEVKYEDKRWEVSLDERKCTCRVWQVKGVPCVHATTFIIFTRDVNWDMYVDPFYTIEKFKLAYALEVAPMPTKDQWMHIDNEEKIYPPAIKRPPGRPRKNRIRPGDEPKKRQKCPRCGEYGHREKTCKNSAPEDPTQQASTSKRGRGKSTKKT, translated from the exons ATGAATCAGGTGTTTTTTATGGAAGATGATATGGAAAATAATTCATTTACACCAACTTGGGAGAATGGGGCAGAATCACCAATATTGCTTGAGAATGTTGTTGGCCAAGGATCAACTAAGTACAAGATAAAATTAAAATATGGAGGTTACTTTCGGTTAGCTAAGAACTCATACAAAAAACGTTATTGTTTTGGCTTTCAAAAATGTCTTAACATTGACACTTGCATATACGACTTTGATGATTTGAATGAAGAGGTTGCCACTCATTATCCTCCGGATCCGGAGCTATCCTTTTCAATTTTTTATATCGACAAATACGCTACTAAGCAAAAATTTGTGAAGGTTGATTCGAATGACAACTTTAAATTGATGCTTAGTATGTACGAAGTTGAGAAAGAATTAACCATTTATGTGACGATGAATAATAATGTCGAGACAAGCTCGGTGCAAGAAAG GGAATCGGATGATGCtcatgatgaagaagatgaggagGATGAATCAGTAACTTTTAGTACAGATGATGAAGTTGGGCATGCAAGTTCCAAACCGGTAACTGTTAGCAGCAAGTATGAAACTATTAAAGTTAACTCCACGTTTGAAAATGTGGTAGAGTTTAGAAGAGCGTTGTCCCATTATGCAATCATAAATGAATTTGCATACTTTAGTGAGAAAAGTGAACCTACACGGGTCACAGCAAGGTGTAGTGACTTACAATGCAAATGGAGAATACATGCTTCTGTTATGCAAGACGGAATTTCATTTGAG GTTAAGAAATTGGTCGAACCACATTCTTGTACTAGAAGCAACAAAGGTGCTAATAAGGTGGCAACACAAGGATGGGTTGCAAGTGTGCTTAGACATAAGTTGAAATGCGATGGGGATGTCTTAATTAAAGAACTCCACAAGTGGGTTAAGATAAATTTCAATGTTGATCTACCCTATATGAAAATCTTTCGAGGTAAAGAACAAGCTTATAGTGATTTGTACGGGAATTGGGAAGACTCGTTCATAAAGACGAATGCTTTTAAAGAGGAACTATTAAGGCGAAACCCGGGAAGCGTTGTCGAAGTTGACATTGAGACTAAAGGTAATAAGAAACTATTTTTACGCTTTTTTGTTTCACTACTAGCTTGTTGGAAGGGGTTTCTTGTTGGTTGTCGTCCCTATATTTCTCTAGATGCATGCCATCTAAAAGGCAAGTTTAATGGGGTACTAGTCGCTGCTAATAGTGTTGATGGTAACAATTCTATTTTTCCGGTGGCTTATGGTGTACTTGAATCTGAAAACAAGAACTCATGGATATGGTTTCTTGAGTTACTTAAGAAAGCAATCGGTACGCCTAATGGACTAGTTATATCATCGGATATGCAAAAGGGTCTAGACATTGCAATTACACAAGTTTACCCTAATGTTGAGCATAGAGAGTGCATTAGGCACTTATTTAGTAATTTCAAGAAGCGTTTTCGTGGTGATTTATTCACAAGAAATTTATGGCGAGCTGCAAAGACCTATTGTGTAAACGAGCATGATCGACTGTTAAATGAAATTGCTGGAGCAAATAAAGATGCACTTACTTATCTTAATGAGAATCACAATAAGATATGGAGTCGTTGTAGGTTTGGGGAGACATCAAAATGTAACTATGTTACAAATAATATTTCGGAGTCATTTAATGCGTGGATAGGTGAGGTGCGTTATAAACCGGTTCTTGAATTACTTGATTCCATTAGAGAGAAGATTATGGTACGATTTGACAAAAAAAGGAGGCTTTCAAAAAAATGGAAGGGTACCTTAGTACCTAAAACTAAGACTTACCTCGACAAAATCTCTAAG AAATTGGGTGCATATGAAATTTGTAGAAGTGGTGAAAATCGAGCTGAGGTGAAATACGAGGACAAGCGTTGGGAGGTTTCCCTTGATGAGAGAAAGTGTACTTGTCGGGTTTGGCAGGTAAAAGGTGTCCCGTGTGTGCATGCAACAACTTTTATTATTTTCACAAGGGATGTTAACTGGGACATGTATGTTGATCCATTTTATACTATTGAGAAGTTTAAATTAGCTTATGCTTTAGAAGTTGCTCCAATGCCTACAAAGGATCAATGGATGCATATAGATAACGAAGAGAAGATATACCCACCTGCAATCAAACGTCCACCTGGGAGACCAAGAAAGAACAGAATTAGACCAGGTGACGAGCCTAAAAAACGACAAAAATGTCCACGATGTGGTGAGTATGGACACCGTGAAAAGACATGCAAAAACTCAGCACCTGAAGATCCTACTCAACAAGCCTCAACAAGTAAAAGGGGACGAGGAAAAAGTACAAAAAAGACGTGA
- the LOC110937512 gene encoding rho GTPase-activating protein 5 codes for MTKLFRSKSYAGTPPPTAAFFHQPSFSGAGDVDVDSFYQDYSYFHDNPIITPFISPDHEPQSNNYTVLALLLATLRKSIVTCTVDDSDDGSSDTSSLDIGLPTDVQHVSHVTFDRFDGFLGLPVELQPEVPPKPPSASIRVFGVSVESMQCSYDERGNSVPTILLMMQKRLYAGGGLQAEGIFRINAENSQEEDVRKQLNKGFVPHGIDVHCLAGLIKAWFRELPTGVLDSLTPEQVMHCNTEEECTTLVKSLPQTEAALLDWAINLMADVVKHEPRNKMNARNIAMVFAPNMTQMADPLTALIHAVQVMNFLKTLVIKTLRGREESFQMISSCEDDTKIEQPESLNRIGSEKDEKFWSFPRKSGSVVECEYISAKNSPVYHQSKQEEEVVAEEGILEKLSLKKGVRRLCRHPVFQLSKNGKKNRSAAVDT; via the exons ATGACGAAGCTTTTTAGATCCAAATCTTACGCCGGAACTCCACCGCCCACCGCCGCCTTCTTTCACCAACCGTCTTTCTCCGGCGCCGGAGACGTTGACGTTGACTCTTTTTATCAAGATTATTCATACTTTCACGACAACCCAATTATCACCCCCTTCATTAGCCCAGACCATGAGCCTCAGTCCAATAACTATACGGTTTTAGCTCTCTTATTGGCTACACTTCGTAAGTCTATTGTCACGTGCACTGTTGATGATTCCGATGATGGTTCTTCCGACACTTCATCGTTGGATATTGGTCTTCCTACTGATGTTCAACATGTGTCTCATGTGACGTTTGATCGGTTTGATGGGTTTCTTGGTTTGCCGGTTGAACTTCAACCCGAAGTACCCCCTAAACCCCCTAGTGCAAG TATACGCGTGTTTGGAGTGTCTGTGGAGTCGATGCAATGTTCTTATGACGAGAGAGGGAATAGCGTGCCGACAATACTTTTAATGATGCAAAAGCGGTTATATGCTGGAGGCGGCCTTCAA GCAGAAGGAATATTTAGAATAAATGCTGAAAACAGCCAAGAAGAAGATGTTAGGAAGCAGCTTAATAAAGGGTTTGTCCCACATGGGATAGATGTTCATTGTTTAGCTGGATTGATTAAG GCATGGTTTAGAGAACTACCTACGGGTGTTCTTGATTCGTTAACACCCGAGCAAGTAATGCACTGCAACACAGAAGAAGAATGCACCACACTTGTGAAATCTCTTCCTCAAACAGAGGCTGCACTTCTTGATTGGGCTATTAATTTGATGGCAGATGTTGTAAAACACGAACCACGAAACAAAATGAACGCACGCAACATTGCTATGGTTTTTGCCCCGAACATGACTCAG ATGGCGGATCCTTTGACTGCGTTGATTCATGCAGTTCAAGTGATGAACTTTCTCAAAACACTTGTAATCAAAACCCTACGAGGAAGAGAAGAATCGTTTCAAATGATTTCTTCATGTGAAGATGATACCAAAATAGAGCAACCTGAATCTTTAAACAGAATAGGAAGTGAAAAGGATGAGAAATTTTGGAGTTTTCCAAGAAAAAGCGGATCAGTTGTAGAATGTGAATACATATCCGCGAAGAATTCACCGGTCTACCACCAGTCAAAacaggaggaggaggtggtggcggaggaggGGATATTGGAAAAGTTGAGTTTGAAGAAAGGAGTGAGGAGACTATGCAGACATCCTGTTTTCCAGTTGAGTAAAAATGGTAAGAAGAACCGGAGCGCTGCTGTAGATACTTAA